A genomic segment from Bosea sp. OAE506 encodes:
- a CDS encoding NAD(P)-dependent oxidoreductase yields MRTLIFGGAGFVGLNIAEALLQAGHDVLAFDRSPIPDAALRSFAGLPGAFTAIRGDVTDEAAVGAAMGQGTELVVMGAAITAGRERDATDPATTLKVNLLAQVPILAAARAAGVRRVVNLSSAAAYGAAGERLPELDETTPGDPVGLYAITKWASERVGARLGDLWGLDVVSLRLSGVFGPWEHATGVRDTLSPHCQILAAAAGGQPAILPRPGLRDWIYAPDVADAVLAVAAAQKPGHGVYNVSTGRRFTLLDWGQRLAQAFPGFICRLAEPGEAATIDFHGPSDRAPMAVARIAHDIGWSAQTEGLASADRLAAWWHTHGRTMETGR; encoded by the coding sequence GGCGGGGCCGGCTTCGTCGGCCTCAACATCGCGGAGGCCCTGCTCCAGGCCGGGCATGACGTCCTGGCCTTCGACCGCTCGCCGATCCCCGATGCTGCGCTGCGGAGCTTCGCCGGGCTGCCGGGCGCCTTCACCGCGATCCGCGGCGACGTCACCGACGAGGCCGCGGTTGGGGCGGCGATGGGGCAGGGCACCGAACTCGTCGTGATGGGCGCGGCGATCACGGCCGGTCGCGAGCGCGACGCGACCGATCCGGCCACGACGCTGAAGGTCAATCTCCTGGCGCAGGTGCCGATCCTGGCGGCGGCGCGGGCGGCGGGGGTGAGGCGGGTGGTCAATCTGAGCTCCGCTGCCGCCTATGGCGCTGCCGGCGAGCGCCTGCCCGAACTCGACGAGACGACGCCGGGCGACCCGGTCGGGCTCTATGCCATCACCAAATGGGCGAGCGAGCGCGTCGGGGCGCGGCTCGGCGATCTCTGGGGGCTCGACGTCGTCAGCCTGCGACTGAGCGGGGTCTTCGGTCCCTGGGAGCATGCGACCGGCGTGCGCGACACGCTGAGCCCGCATTGCCAGATCCTGGCGGCGGCGGCGGGAGGGCAGCCAGCGATCCTGCCGCGGCCGGGTCTGCGCGACTGGATCTATGCGCCCGACGTGGCGGACGCCGTGCTGGCGGTGGCGGCGGCCCAGAAGCCGGGCCACGGCGTCTACAATGTCTCGACCGGCCGGCGTTTCACGCTGCTCGATTGGGGGCAGCGGCTGGCGCAGGCCTTCCCCGGCTTCATCTGCCGACTGGCGGAGCCGGGCGAGGCGGCGACCATCGATTTCCACGGGCCTTCCGACCGTGCCCCGATGGCCGTGGCCCGGATTGCGCATGACATCGGTTGGTCGGCGCAGACCGAGGGGCTGGCGTCGGCCGACAGGCTCGCCGCCTGGTGGCACACGCATGGACGGACGATGGAGACGGGACGATGA
- a CDS encoding NAD(P)/FAD-dependent oxidoreductase yields MKHDGLSLLASRVAADLARIAHPRAPWLKPKTGPDGQPAHDVVIVGGGQSGLATAFGLLRSRVDNILVLDKAPAGQEGPWRTYARMHTLRSPKDFTGPDLDVPSLTYQSWHEAKFGADSWNELALIPKGYWADYLDWFRHVTGIPVRNEAEVVDIAPADGLLALTVRSAGVESRLFARKVVLATGQESMGDWSLPGVIAALPPPRRAHCADAIDFTALAGKRVAVVGAGASAFDNAATALEAGAAEVHLLCRRKDIQVVQPYRWLTFRGFLRHLGDLDDAWRWRFMSAIMGLREGFPQATYDRCARHAAFRLHLGAPIASAINGRDGVDLVTPSGALRVDYVIAATGIEIDLAARPELARFAGNIAAWGDRYRPPPAERDERLARFPYLGDDYALTERVPGATPWIADIHLFSIASTMSFGASGSSINAMTTAVPKLVGGLTRGLFQADIETLWAEFQAYDEPQAVVRPPTPVG; encoded by the coding sequence ATGAAACATGATGGCCTTTCCCTGCTCGCAAGCCGCGTCGCGGCTGATCTCGCCCGCATCGCCCATCCGCGCGCGCCCTGGCTGAAGCCGAAGACGGGGCCGGATGGCCAGCCGGCGCATGACGTCGTCATCGTCGGCGGCGGACAGTCCGGCCTGGCCACGGCCTTCGGGCTGCTGCGCTCGCGCGTCGACAACATCCTGGTGCTGGACAAGGCCCCGGCCGGGCAGGAGGGCCCCTGGCGGACCTATGCGCGGATGCACACGCTGCGCAGCCCGAAGGATTTCACCGGCCCCGATCTCGACGTGCCGAGCCTGACCTACCAGTCCTGGCACGAGGCGAAGTTCGGCGCCGACAGCTGGAACGAGTTGGCGCTGATCCCGAAGGGGTATTGGGCGGATTATCTCGACTGGTTCCGCCATGTCACCGGCATCCCCGTCCGCAACGAGGCCGAGGTCGTCGACATCGCGCCGGCGGACGGGCTGCTGGCGCTGACCGTCCGCAGCGCGGGTGTCGAGAGCCGGCTCTTCGCGCGCAAGGTCGTGCTCGCCACGGGCCAGGAGAGCATGGGCGACTGGAGCCTGCCGGGCGTGATCGCGGCACTGCCGCCGCCGCGCCGGGCGCATTGTGCGGATGCGATCGATTTCACGGCGCTGGCGGGAAAGCGCGTGGCAGTCGTCGGCGCCGGCGCCTCGGCCTTCGACAATGCCGCGACCGCGCTGGAAGCCGGGGCGGCGGAGGTGCATCTGCTCTGCCGGCGCAAGGACATCCAGGTGGTGCAGCCCTATCGCTGGCTGACCTTCCGCGGCTTCCTGCGCCATCTCGGCGATCTCGACGATGCCTGGCGCTGGCGCTTCATGAGCGCGATCATGGGGCTGCGCGAGGGCTTCCCGCAGGCGACCTATGATCGCTGCGCCCGGCACGCAGCCTTCCGGCTGCATCTCGGCGCCCCGATCGCCAGCGCGATCAACGGGCGCGACGGGGTCGATCTGGTGACGCCGTCGGGCGCGTTGCGCGTCGATTACGTCATCGCCGCCACCGGAATCGAGATCGACCTTGCGGCGCGGCCGGAACTGGCCCGCTTCGCCGGCAACATCGCCGCCTGGGGCGATCGCTACAGGCCGCCGCCGGCCGAGCGGGACGAGCGGCTGGCGCGCTTCCCCTATCTCGGCGACGATTATGCGCTGACCGAGCGGGTGCCCGGCGCGACACCCTGGATCGCCGACATCCATCTCTTCAGCATCGCCTCGACGATGAGCTTCGGCGCCTCGGGCTCCTCGATCAACGCCATGACCACGGCCGTGCCCAAGCTCGTGGGCGGGCTGACGCGGGGGCTCTTCCAGGCCGATATCGAGACGCTCTGGGCGGAGTTCCAGGCCTATGACGAGCCGCAGGCCGTGGTCCGGCCACCGACGCCCGTCGGCTGA
- a CDS encoding SDR family oxidoreductase, whose amino-acid sequence MKLAGKTALVTGAGSGIGQAIALLFAAEGAQLALVDRDGAGLAETQGQVEAAGGAAIIQCGDVGEPGFGEGAVAACAARFGGLDVLVTAAGFSCGGTVTTTAPDDWDAVFRANVGGTFLFARAAIPQMQARGGGAIVTFASQLAIAGGRGNSAYIAAKGAILSLTRTMALDYAADGIRVNAIAPGAIDTPMLRRSFARHADPEPVREASRSRHAMKRFGRAEEVAQAALYLASDASSFSTGTTMVVDGGWLAA is encoded by the coding sequence ATGAAACTTGCCGGCAAGACGGCACTGGTCACGGGCGCGGGCTCCGGCATCGGCCAGGCGATCGCGCTCCTCTTCGCGGCCGAGGGCGCGCAGCTCGCGCTGGTCGACCGCGACGGGGCCGGCCTCGCCGAGACGCAGGGGCAGGTCGAGGCGGCCGGTGGCGCTGCGATCATCCAGTGCGGCGATGTGGGTGAGCCGGGCTTCGGGGAGGGGGCCGTGGCAGCCTGCGCCGCGCGCTTCGGCGGCCTCGACGTGCTGGTGACGGCGGCGGGCTTCTCCTGCGGCGGCACGGTGACGACGACGGCGCCCGACGATTGGGATGCCGTGTTCCGCGCCAATGTTGGCGGCACCTTCCTGTTCGCGCGCGCCGCGATCCCGCAGATGCAGGCCCGCGGCGGCGGGGCGATCGTGACCTTCGCCTCGCAGCTCGCGATCGCCGGCGGGCGCGGCAACAGTGCCTATATCGCCGCCAAGGGGGCGATCCTCAGCCTGACGCGGACGATGGCTCTGGATTACGCAGCCGACGGCATCCGCGTGAACGCGATCGCGCCCGGCGCCATCGACACGCCGATGCTGCGGCGCAGCTTCGCCCGCCATGCTGATCCGGAGCCGGTGCGGGAGGCCTCGCGCAGCCGCCATGCGATGAAGCGCTTCGGCCGGGCGGAGGAGGTGGCGCAGGCCGCCCTCTATCTCGCCAGCGATGCCTCATCCTTCAGCACCGGCACGACGATGGTCGTCGATGGCGGCTGGCTGGCCGCCTGA